A genome region from Cucumis sativus cultivar 9930 chromosome 4, Cucumber_9930_V3, whole genome shotgun sequence includes the following:
- the LOC101221365 gene encoding uncharacterized protein LOC101221365, which translates to MGSRLGRRVVHFANLPIKLLMPTSFTNITEIALKTIPSASKIEIKRVLESLYGFEVDKVQTLNMEGKKKKRGGILIAKPDYKKAYVTLRNPLSISPDMYPIRIIEEDKRNMNKQSKSSIVEEGEAKKHWLHEKEPVGIKTYKGFADRGRRRSGGGAETVEPSTKFPWSSMRSGR; encoded by the coding sequence ATGGGAAGCAGACTCGGGAGAAGAGTTGTTCACTTCGCAAATCTTCCAATCAAGCTTCTTATGCCTACCTCTTTTACCAACATCACTGAAATTGCTCTTAAAACCATTCCTTCTGCTtccaaaattgaaatcaaGCGCGTCCTTGAGAGCCTTTACGGCTTTGAGGTCGATAAAGTTCAAACTCTTAACATGGaggggaagaaaaagaagcgTGGAGGGATTTTGATCGCAAAGCCTGATTACAAGAAGGCCTATGTTACTCTCAGAAATCCCTTGTCAATATCTCCGGACATGTACCCGATCCGCATTATAGAGGAGGATAAGAGGAATATGAACAAGCAGTCTAAGTCCAGCATTGTTGAGGAGGGCGAGGCAAAGAAGCATTGGCTGCATGAGAAAGAGCCTGTGGGAATCAAAACTTACAAGGGTTTTGCTGATAGAGGCCGCCGACGAAGTGGCGGTGGCGCTGAAACGGTTGAGCCATCAACTAAATTTCCTTGGAGTAGCATGAGGTCTGGTAGGTAG
- the LOC101206267 gene encoding BTB/POZ domain-containing protein DOT3 has translation MKSLTATPNPESDSDGAEQVRDQRIVVPNKLITQAECVNTKDQAWFITTQIPTDLKIKVEEVTFNVHKYTLISKCGYIGRKELESSISTQEGNDLKLENFPGGSKAFEMVLKYCYGFPVDLNSSNVAPLRCASEFLEMTEEFEDGNLICKTESFLTFVVLLSWKESLAVLKTCESLSPWAENLQIVRRCCDSVARKLSRENIVGDTVSEDGWWLNDLTALRIDYFTRIITAIRAKGMIKPETIGQSIEQYARKWLPGTEMDPGLGEYTQDKSDLQISILSGRKDELGIVHSKENKAIIESLLSILPPQREAVSCRFLLQMLKMARVYSASPALISELEKRIGMVLEDANVIDILIPNCTYIDRGNSPNTQKERTMHDIEVVQRLLEYYSLFEQQQQQHRIGNSNVCKLIDNYLAELARDPNLSITKFQTLANSLSENARHCHDGLYRAIDTYLKTHPLLSEHDRRKLCKIMNCEKLSLDACVHAAQNDRLPLRTIVQVLFSEQVKMRSAMQEKEKAPSSDSDHDGNHLSTDREIKNLKTELESVKAQMAELQSDYSELQQEYEKISNKQKNIAGWGFGWKKIKNSFHTRIDGDEPAHQRHSRTSSRISLRRRLSMT, from the exons ATGAAATCTCTTACTGCAACGCCAAATCCCGAGAGCGATTCTGATGGAGCCGAGCAGGTTCGTGACCAGAGGATCGTAGTTCCGAACAAACTCATCACCCAAGCTGAGTGCGTCAATACGAAAGATCAAGCATG GTTTATCACCACTCAGATCCCAAcagatttgaaaattaaagttgaagagGTCACCTTCAATGTTCACAAG TATACATTGATTTCCAAATGTGGCTACATAGGCCGAAAGGAACTTGAATCTTCAATCTCAACCCAGGAAGGAAATGACCTAAAACTCGAGAACTTCCCAGGTGGATCGAAAGCATTCGAAATGGTTCTCAAATACTGTTATGGTTTCCCAGTAGACCTGAACTCAAGCAATGTAGCCCCACTAAGATGTGCATCAGAGTTTTTGGAGATGACAGAGGAATTCGAAGATGGAAACCTCATTTGCAAGACAGAGTCCTTCCTCACATTTGTAGTCCTTTTATCATGGAAAGAGTCACTGGCTGTTCTCAAAACTTGTGAGAGTCTCTCACCATGGGCTGAAAATCTACAAATTGTGAGACGGTGCTGTGACTCGGTAGCTCGGAAACTCTCTAGAGAGAACATAGTAGGAGATACAGTCAGTGAGGATGGGTGGTGGTTAAATGATTTAACTGCACTTCGCATAGACTATTTCACAAGAATTATAACTGCAATAAGAGCCAAAGGTATGATAAAGCCGGAGACTATAGGTCAAAGCATTGAGCAGTATGCAAGAAAGTGGTTACCAGGCACTGAAATGGACCCGGGACTCGGAGAATATACACAGGACAAAAGTGACCTGCAAATAAGTATTTTGAGTGGTAGGAAAGATGAACTGGGAATTGTACAcagcaaagaaaataaagcTATTATTGAAAGCCTACTAAGCATACTTCCTCCTCAAAGAGAAGCAGTTTCGTGCAGGTTCTTGTTGCAGATGCTCAAGATGGCAAGGGTGTATTCTGCATCACCAGCTTTGATTTCAGAACTAGAGAAAAGAATAGGAATGGTGTTGGAGGATGCCAATGTGATTGACATTTTAATTCCTAACTGTACATATATTGACCGAGGGAACTCGCCAAA TACACAAAAAGAACGCACTATGCATGACATAGAAGTAGTGCAAAGGCTCCTTGAATACTACTCACTGTTTGAACAGCAACAGCAGCAACATAGAATTGGGAATTCTAATGTATGTAAACTCATAGACAATTACCTAGCTGAACTTGCAAGAGATCCAAATCTCTCGATtaccaaatttcaaactttagCCAACTCACTGTCAGAAAATGCAAGGCATTGTCATGATGGATTATACAGAGCCATTGACACCTATCTCAAG ACCCACCCTTTACTATCTGAGCATGATCGAAGAAAGCTATGCAAAATCATGAACTGCGAGAAACTATCGCTTGATGCGTGTGTGCATGCTGCCCAAAATGATCGACTGCCCTTGAGAACCATAGTTCAG GTTCTGTTCTCAGAGCAAGTGAAGATGAGGTCAGCGATGCAAGAAAAGGAGAAAGCACCTAGTAGTGACTCAGATCATGATGGAAACCATTTATCAACAGACagagaaattaaaaacctCAAGACAGAACTTGAGAGCGTGAAGGCACAGATGGCAGAGTTGCAGAGTGACTACTCAGAGCTACAACAAGAGTATGAAAAAATAAGCAACAAGCAAAAGAATATAGCAGGTTGGGGATTTGGttggaagaagataaaaaattcCTTTCACACAAGAATTGATGGAGATGAACCTGCCCATCAGAGACACAGCCGCACTAGTTCTCGAATAAGCTTACGACGTAGATTATCAATGACCTGA